CATCATTACTGCACCTTACTAATTACTTCATTACATTTTTTACAGAAGCGAACTTTCTTACCATCCTCAGTAAACTTAAAGCCGACACGGGTTGGCTTAGCACAAGAGTCACACAACAGAGCCACATTGGAAATATCTATAGGAGCCTCTTTTTCCACAATACCTCCTGGCTCATTGCGATAAGGATTAGGTTTAACATGGCGCTTAACTTTATTCACGCCTTCTACTATCACCTTATTCTTATCTCTTAAAATCTTTAAAACCTTGCCAACCTTATTTTTATCCTTACCGGCTATTACCATTACCTTATCATTAACCAATATCTTCTGTGCCATTTTACAGTACCTCAGGAGCTAAAGATACAATCTTCATAAAATTCTTACTTCTTAGTTCACGACCCACAGGGCCAAAAATACGAGTACCTATAGGCTCTAAATTTTTATTTAACAATACCGCAGCATTCTCATCAAAACGAATATAAGAGCCATCTGGACGACCCACTTCCTTCTTTGTTCTAACTACTACGGCCTTATATACCTCACCCTTTTTTACCTTTGAGTGAGGAATTGCCTCCTTTACTGAGACTACTATGATATCACCTATACTAGCATATCTTCTTCTTGTGCCGCCAAGCACCTTTATGCAGGCGACCTTTTTAGCCCCAGAATTGTCCGCTACTTCTAATTTACTTTCAACCTGTATCATCGCCTACCTCGTTACTTAGCTTTTTCAATAATCCGGACTAAATGCCAGCGTTTGCGGGCACTAAGAGGTCTAGACTCAACAATCTCTACCTTGTCCCCCATCTTACAATCATTGTTGGGGTCATGGGCCATAAACTTTTTTCTTTTTTTAACATACTTTTTTAATAGTGGATGCTTTACTAATCTTTCTACTTGCACCACTATTGTCTTATCACCTTTGTCGCTCACCACGACGCCAACTAATTTTCGCCTATTTGCTCTCATTTTGAGACTCCAACTCTTTTTCACGTAATACGGTTAAAACCCTGGCAATATCTCTCTTTACCTGGGGAATACGCTGGGTATTTTCAAGTTGCGCTGTGGCATGCTGAAAGCGTAAGTTAAACAATTCTCGCCTAAGATCAGCTAACTTCTTATGTAGTTCTCCCACAGCCAATGAACGCAGTTCTTTCGCCTTCACTTCTACATCTCCTTAACCACTATTGCGGTTTTTATGGGCAGCTTATAAGAGGCTCTGCGTAAAGCCTCTTTGGCCAGCTCTATGCTAACCCCTTTTATTTCATATAAAATTTTACCCGGCTTTACCGGAGCACACCAACCCACTGGGGAACCTTTACCACTTCCCTGCCTTGTCTCAGCAGGCTTTGCTGTAATAGGTTTATCAGGAAAAATTCTAATAAAAATTTTTCCTCCTCTACGAATATGCCTAATCATGGCTACACGAGCAGCCTCTATCTGCTGACTAGTCAGTTTTCCATGCTCAAGAGCCTTTAAGCCTACATCTCCAAAACTCACCTTGTTGCCACGATAAGCCTTTCCTCTTAACTTTCCCTTCTGCTGCTTACGATATTTAACTCTCTTTGGACTGAGCATTTTAATTTACCTCGTCTAGAATATCACCTTTATAAACCCAAACCTTAACACCTATAACACCATAGGTAGTTTTGGCTATGGCAAAGCCATAATCTACATCTGCACGCAAAGTCTGCAAAGGAACCCGTCCTTCCCTCTGCCACTCTGTTCGTGCAATCTCAGCACCGCCTAACCTACCTGCACAAGAAACCTTTATTCCCTTTACACCAAATTTTGTAGCTAAACCAATGGCTCTTTTCATTGCACGTCTAAATGCTACACGTCTCTCTAATTGCAAGGCAACATTCTCTGCTATAAGCTGGGCATCTGTCTCAGGGCGTTTCACTTCTAAAACTTCTATATTAAACTCTCTTTTAAACTTCTGCTGAAGTTCCTTTCTTAAATTCTCAATCTCTACGCCTTTTCGACCAATCACAATCCCGGGCCTAGCAGTATTAATAATAACCCTTACTTTATCTGCTGCCCGCTCTATTTCTATCTTAGATACCCCAGCATGATACAATTTGTCTTTCACAAATTTTCTAATATGCCTGTCCTCATAGACAAACTGAGGATACTCTGCCTTTGCATACCAACGGGACAGCCAATTTTTGGTATAACCTAAACGAAAACCGTATGGATGTACTTTCTGACCCAAAACACGCCCTCCTATGCTTCGTCTACTATAACTGTTATGTGACTGGTCCTCTTCCGGATATAGAAGGCCCGGCCCATAGCATAAGGTTTTATTCTTTTCATTGTAGGGCCTTCATCTATTAAAACCCTTTTCACATAAAGATTATCTATATCCAGACTCATATTATGCTCTGCATTAGCAATAGCAGAACTCAAGACCTTTTCTATTAACCTGGCTGCTTTTTTGGGTGTAAACTTTAAAATATTTAAAGCATCCTCAATAGGTTTATCTTTTATCAAATCCGCAACCAACCTCGCCTTTCTCGGCGAAATCCTAACATATTTAGCAACAGCTTTAACTTCCATGGCTCGTTACCCTTATTTTATTTTTTACCCTTACCTTTACTCTTCTTATCAGCAGCATGTCCATAATAAGTCCGGGTAGGAGAAAATTCTCCTAACTTATGACCTACCATGTTCTCTGTTACAAATACTGGTATAAACTTTCTACCATTATGAACAGCAAAGGTTAGACCTACCATTTCAGGAATAATGGTGGACCTTCTGGACCAGGTCTTAATTACTTTTTTACTCTTCTCCTGCCGCGCCTTCTCAACTTTCTTTAACAAATGATCATCTACAAAAGGACCTTTCTTTAGTGATCTGGGCATATCTCACCTCTTATTTGCGCCTTTTTACAATAAACTTACTAGACTGTTTCTTTGGATTCCTCGTCTTATAGCCCTTGGTAGGCCAACCCCACGGAGAACAAGGATGTCTTCCACCAGAAGACCTTCCTTCACCACCACCCAAAGGATGGTCAATGGGGTTCATAGCAACACCTCTAACCTTAGGCCTTCTACCCAGCCACCTATTCCGACCTGCCTTACCAATCGAAATATTCTCATGATCTAAGTTACCAACTTGTCCAACAGTGGCCATATTTTTAGCCAAAACATATCGTATTTCTCCAGAAGGAAGTCTTAACAAAACATACTTTCCTTCTTTCGCCAAAACTTGAGCATAAGTTCCAGCTGAACGTGCAAGTTGACCACCTCGACCATAAGTAAGTTCAATGTTATGGACAATTGTACCTACAGGAATATTTTCTAAAGGCAACGCATTGCCTGGTTTAATATCTACATCTGTTCCAGCTACCACTTGATCTCCTACATTTAAACCTACAGGAGCCAAGATATATCGCTTTTCTCCATCCAAATAACTTAGAAGGGCAATTCGCGCACTTCTATTAGGATCATATTCTATAGCTGCTACCTTTGCTGGAACACCAAACTTATCCCGTCTCTTAAAATCTATAATCCTATATTTTCTCTTATTTCCACCACCCCTTCGCCTGGAGGTCACTCTACCATAATTATTGCGACCACTCTTCTTATTCAATCCCTTAGTTAAAGACTTCTCAGGGGTTGTCTTTGTAATTTCTTCAAACGTGGAAACTGTTTGAAAACGTCTTCCAGGAGAGGTGGGCTTTAACTTTCTAACACCCATAACTAAACCCCTTCAAAAAATTCAATTTTATCCCCAGGCGCTAAAGTCACATATGCTTTTTTGCTGCCAGCCTTTTTGCCAACAACTCTGCCAAATCTCTTTAAAGCCCTGGGTCGTTTACGTACCACATTTACCCTCTCAACTCTTACCCCAAAAAGCTCTTCTACCGCACTCTTTATCTGGTACTTATTAGCCTTAGGATGAACTAAAAAAGTTACCTTATTATCTCTATCTTTTAGTAGAGTGCTCTTTTCTGTTAAAAGAGGTTTAATAATAACCTGTGTAATGTCCATTTTATCCCAACCTTTCCTGAAGTTTAAGAATAGCTTCTTTTTCTATTACTACCTCAGAATG
The genomic region above belongs to Desulfonauticus submarinus and contains:
- the rplX gene encoding 50S ribosomal protein L24 — translated: MAQKILVNDKVMVIAGKDKNKVGKVLKILRDKNKVIVEGVNKVKRHVKPNPYRNEPGGIVEKEAPIDISNVALLCDSCAKPTRVGFKFTEDGKKVRFCKKCNEVISKVQ
- the rplN gene encoding 50S ribosomal protein L14, which encodes MIQVESKLEVADNSGAKKVACIKVLGGTRRRYASIGDIIVVSVKEAIPHSKVKKGEVYKAVVVRTKKEVGRPDGSYIRFDENAAVLLNKNLEPIGTRIFGPVGRELRSKNFMKIVSLAPEVL
- the rpsQ gene encoding 30S ribosomal protein S17, which gives rise to MRANRRKLVGVVVSDKGDKTIVVQVERLVKHPLLKKYVKKRKKFMAHDPNNDCKMGDKVEIVESRPLSARKRWHLVRIIEKAK
- the rpmC gene encoding 50S ribosomal protein L29 is translated as MKAKELRSLAVGELHKKLADLRRELFNLRFQHATAQLENTQRIPQVKRDIARVLTVLREKELESQNESK
- the rplP gene encoding 50S ribosomal protein L16, with amino-acid sequence MLSPKRVKYRKQQKGKLRGKAYRGNKVSFGDVGLKALEHGKLTSQQIEAARVAMIRHIRRGGKIFIRIFPDKPITAKPAETRQGSGKGSPVGWCAPVKPGKILYEIKGVSIELAKEALRRASYKLPIKTAIVVKEM
- the rpsC gene encoding 30S ribosomal protein S3, with amino-acid sequence MGQKVHPYGFRLGYTKNWLSRWYAKAEYPQFVYEDRHIRKFVKDKLYHAGVSKIEIERAADKVRVIINTARPGIVIGRKGVEIENLRKELQQKFKREFNIEVLEVKRPETDAQLIAENVALQLERRVAFRRAMKRAIGLATKFGVKGIKVSCAGRLGGAEIARTEWQREGRVPLQTLRADVDYGFAIAKTTYGVIGVKVWVYKGDILDEVN
- the rplV gene encoding 50S ribosomal protein L22; translation: MEVKAVAKYVRISPRKARLVADLIKDKPIEDALNILKFTPKKAARLIEKVLSSAIANAEHNMSLDIDNLYVKRVLIDEGPTMKRIKPYAMGRAFYIRKRTSHITVIVDEA
- the rpsS gene encoding 30S ribosomal protein S19; translation: MPRSLKKGPFVDDHLLKKVEKARQEKSKKVIKTWSRRSTIIPEMVGLTFAVHNGRKFIPVFVTENMVGHKLGEFSPTRTYYGHAADKKSKGKGKK
- the rplB gene encoding 50S ribosomal protein L2, with amino-acid sequence MGVRKLKPTSPGRRFQTVSTFEEITKTTPEKSLTKGLNKKSGRNNYGRVTSRRRGGGNKRKYRIIDFKRRDKFGVPAKVAAIEYDPNRSARIALLSYLDGEKRYILAPVGLNVGDQVVAGTDVDIKPGNALPLENIPVGTIVHNIELTYGRGGQLARSAGTYAQVLAKEGKYVLLRLPSGEIRYVLAKNMATVGQVGNLDHENISIGKAGRNRWLGRRPKVRGVAMNPIDHPLGGGEGRSSGGRHPCSPWGWPTKGYKTRNPKKQSSKFIVKRRK
- the rplW gene encoding 50S ribosomal protein L23 — encoded protein: MDITQVIIKPLLTEKSTLLKDRDNKVTFLVHPKANKYQIKSAVEELFGVRVERVNVVRKRPRALKRFGRVVGKKAGSKKAYVTLAPGDKIEFFEGV